In Pedobacter sp. W3I1, one DNA window encodes the following:
- a CDS encoding MAC/perforin domain-containing protein, with amino-acid sequence MKNNYKLKILCLLCVVTTLFSNCKKSDLKEEKGLINNHNALAIHGDGKWDLLGYGYDMTGELFASSNASDAAIIDVDRFNTDYPNRINTPTDTYGYYAVYSGATALDYIRDVNKKETYGLTVNAGEKEVNTYGSANFSKTNENQSTYTYNSKYSYASFESRVRIKSITFTGDATLDILRNYLTPLFIANLSNYSADELVERYGTHVLLGVSIGGRLKYDYKGAIVKETTFERKVRAIKAGFSIGVDKIFGVNISSDVSNEEKVTITNETTDKAFIGTYYGGTNSGTSFSTDAAGNTSQNVNLAGWQSSITVNNATLIDITKSVPLYELITDPVKKQQVKEAVEKYITDRQISLVFEAFPLYRFYNWTEHYYTTTNGNYPGYHFEGIEGYLYKEEVNGTVPLYSFYNGTDHYYTTTNGGYLGYQFEGVVGYIYINQFPGTVPLYRYYNYTDHYYATASGNYPGYHYEGIAGYLYKTKP; translated from the coding sequence ATGAAAAACAATTACAAATTAAAAATTCTTTGCTTGCTGTGTGTCGTTACGACCTTGTTCAGCAATTGTAAAAAAAGCGACCTTAAAGAAGAAAAAGGTTTAATCAATAATCACAATGCTTTAGCGATTCACGGCGATGGGAAGTGGGATTTATTGGGATATGGCTATGATATGACTGGCGAATTATTTGCCTCATCAAATGCATCTGATGCAGCCATTATAGATGTAGATAGATTCAATACTGATTATCCTAATAGAATTAATACGCCAACAGATACCTATGGTTATTATGCTGTGTATAGTGGGGCAACAGCACTTGATTATATAAGAGATGTTAATAAAAAGGAAACATATGGTTTAACGGTTAATGCTGGAGAAAAAGAGGTAAATACATATGGTTCAGCCAATTTTTCTAAAACGAATGAAAATCAAAGTACCTATACTTACAATAGTAAATATTCTTACGCTTCTTTTGAATCCAGGGTCAGGATTAAAAGTATTACTTTTACAGGTGACGCTACCCTTGATATATTAAGAAACTATTTAACACCATTGTTTATAGCAAATCTATCTAATTATAGTGCAGATGAGTTGGTAGAAAGATATGGTACCCACGTTTTATTAGGAGTTAGCATAGGAGGACGTTTAAAATACGATTATAAAGGAGCTATTGTTAAAGAAACAACTTTTGAGCGGAAAGTACGTGCAATAAAAGCTGGCTTTTCTATTGGCGTGGATAAAATATTTGGAGTTAATATAAGTTCAGATGTTAGTAACGAAGAAAAGGTAACAATTACAAATGAAACAACTGATAAAGCATTCATAGGTACTTACTATGGTGGTACAAATTCGGGAACTTCTTTTTCAACCGATGCAGCAGGAAACACCTCTCAAAATGTAAATCTTGCTGGTTGGCAGTCAAGTATTACTGTTAATAATGCAACATTAATTGATATCACTAAATCTGTCCCTTTATATGAACTTATAACTGATCCAGTTAAGAAACAGCAAGTAAAAGAGGCGGTTGAAAAATATATTACTGATAGACAGATTAGCTTAGTCTTTGAAGCATTCCCTTTATATCGTTTTTATAATTGGACAGAGCACTATTATACCACAACTAATGGTAATTATCCTGGTTATCACTTTGAAGGAATTGAAGGTTACTTATATAAAGAAGAAGTAAATGGTACTGTTCCGTTATATAGTTTTTATAATGGCACAGATCATTATTATACAACTACTAATGGTGGTTATCTGGGCTATCAGTTTGAAGGAGTTGTAGGATATATATATATAAATCAATTCCCGGGTACAGTGCCATTGTATAGATACTATAACTATACAGATCACTATTATGCAACAGCTTCTGGCAATTATCCTGGCTATCACTATGAAGGAATTGCAGGTTATCTTTATAAAACAAAACCGTAA
- a CDS encoding S41 family peptidase, with protein MKFYNINGISDYKLIKSLIFLFIALAYFSCKKDKPIINDEEIVSPTTGTRTEFTLDSIFLYAKQIYLWNDVLPGYSNFSPREKYSNIKPELSAFKNELFDISQIKLNPVTGKPFEISNNSVPKYSYLQIGRSNSGGARAGVNNGEAVLARRIIESDDKIVAYVALGSFPSLISTQSKLDRVFNEMAAAKPKYLILDLRSNGGGYVETAEYVANLIAPSTLNGKVMYSEHFNQTLQSGKATILRHQPYLDEQGKTVIYNERLATLADVDYTENGNTYKFNKKGTLESIQDVYIIVSGQTASASELLISCLKPYFNVKLVGERTYGKPVGFFGINIDQYAVYLSSFLIKNAQGWSDYFNGMEPDLNAIGSANAILGDTEETCLKSTLSLISGKIQLVPKKTASILKGNAVAQSSVSSTQDNVGMIENRLRLKH; from the coding sequence TTGAAATTTTATAATATTAACGGTATATCAGATTATAAATTAATAAAAAGCCTTATTTTTTTATTTATCGCATTAGCTTATTTCAGCTGTAAAAAAGATAAGCCAATCATAAATGATGAAGAGATTGTTTCTCCAACTACAGGTACAAGAACTGAATTTACGCTTGATTCTATTTTTCTCTATGCAAAACAGATTTACCTATGGAATGATGTTTTACCTGGTTATAGCAATTTTAGTCCTAGGGAAAAATACAGCAATATCAAACCAGAATTAAGTGCGTTTAAGAACGAACTTTTTGATATCTCTCAAATTAAACTAAATCCGGTAACAGGCAAACCATTTGAAATCTCAAATAATAGCGTGCCGAAATATTCTTATCTACAGATAGGAAGATCTAACAGTGGGGGAGCTCGTGCCGGAGTTAATAACGGTGAAGCTGTATTGGCCAGGCGTATCATTGAGTCAGATGATAAGATAGTTGCTTATGTAGCCTTAGGCTCATTCCCCTCCTTAATTAGTACTCAATCGAAATTAGATCGGGTTTTTAATGAAATGGCAGCTGCTAAACCTAAATATCTTATTTTAGATTTACGCTCAAATGGTGGTGGCTATGTTGAAACAGCTGAGTATGTTGCTAATCTAATTGCTCCAAGCACATTAAATGGCAAAGTAATGTATTCAGAACATTTCAATCAAACACTTCAGAGCGGTAAGGCAACAATTCTGCGTCATCAGCCGTATTTAGATGAGCAAGGAAAAACTGTAATTTATAACGAACGTTTGGCTACACTGGCCGATGTTGATTATACAGAAAACGGCAATACTTATAAATTCAATAAAAAGGGAACTTTAGAATCAATACAGGATGTGTATATTATAGTATCTGGTCAGACGGCTTCAGCGAGCGAATTATTGATTAGCTGCCTGAAACCTTATTTTAATGTCAAATTAGTCGGAGAAAGGACTTACGGAAAACCTGTCGGTTTTTTTGGAATAAATATCGATCAATACGCAGTTTATCTTAGCAGTTTTCTAATCAAAAACGCTCAAGGATGGTCCGATTACTTTAATGGTATGGAACCCGATTTAAATGCTATAGGATCTGCCAACGCAATACTAGGTGATACTGAAGAAACGTGTTTAAAATCTACACTTTCGTTAATTAGCGGTAAAATACAGCTAGTACCAAAAAAAACTGCCAGTATTTTAAAAGGAAATGCAGTTGCACAATCTTCAGTGTCTAGTACCCAGGATAATGTTGGTATGATCGAAAATAGGTTGAGGTTAAAACATTAA
- a CDS encoding helix-turn-helix transcriptional regulator, whose protein sequence is MLDIGITLRKYRDKYNYTQQYVADVVGISRVAYRKWENNEVDFAMSQLIKIAELYEIPIHEIIIQSNFKKNKIISLQQKEAVS, encoded by the coding sequence ATGTTAGATATAGGGATTACCTTAAGAAAGTACAGGGATAAATACAATTATACACAGCAATATGTTGCGGATGTAGTGGGAATCAGCAGGGTTGCTTACAGAAAATGGGAAAATAATGAGGTAGATTTTGCTATGTCGCAATTGATCAAAATTGCCGAACTATATGAAATTCCTATTCACGAGATCATCATCCAATCGAATTTTAAAAAGAACAAAATAATTTCTCTCCAACAAAAGGAGGCTGTCTCATAA
- a CDS encoding ATP-binding protein, which yields MERSAALKSLKAHLNKPQHTIVIGPRQIGKTTLVKQLAEELNREHELVYFLTFEDPAILEAVNHHAENIFNYTLLPADVPTDKRLYIIIDEVQYAKDPSNFLKLLYDKYSPKLKIIATGSSAFYIDKSFKDSLAGRKKVFEFFPLAFDEFLHFKGEDNLIAEWEQMQKRATYQGLQRNRISALFDEYLVYGGYPAIVLADTEQEKQEMLKELVNSYMKKDALEAGIKEELKFFQLARLLADQTGNLVNNHELGNTLQMASSTVENYIYLMQKTFIVQLLSPFYGNVRKELTRMPKIYFNDNGLRNALLNNFSKLNDRSDKGELLENYVYCRLRQLYDTDNLRFWRTADGNEVDFIIEKHLKQGIAYEVKYNDIQFKPTKYKKFVEAYADFDLQCVCKVITKDHSIEAIRL from the coding sequence ATGGAAAGATCAGCAGCATTAAAATCTTTAAAAGCACACTTAAATAAGCCTCAACATACTATTGTCATCGGACCAAGGCAGATCGGGAAAACCACGCTGGTAAAACAACTGGCAGAAGAGTTAAACCGAGAGCATGAATTGGTTTATTTTCTGACCTTTGAAGATCCTGCTATTTTAGAAGCTGTAAATCATCATGCTGAAAATATCTTTAATTATACATTATTACCAGCTGATGTTCCTACAGATAAAAGATTATATATTATTATTGATGAAGTTCAATACGCAAAAGATCCCAGTAACTTTTTAAAGCTTTTGTACGATAAGTACTCCCCAAAATTAAAAATTATTGCAACAGGGAGTAGTGCATTTTATATTGATAAAAGCTTTAAAGATAGTTTAGCTGGCAGGAAAAAGGTATTTGAATTTTTCCCATTGGCCTTTGATGAGTTCCTGCACTTTAAGGGTGAGGATAATTTAATTGCAGAGTGGGAACAGATGCAAAAAAGGGCTACTTATCAAGGCCTCCAGCGTAACCGTATAAGTGCGCTGTTTGATGAATATTTGGTTTATGGTGGTTATCCGGCAATAGTTTTAGCAGATACTGAACAAGAAAAGCAGGAAATGCTTAAAGAACTTGTAAACAGTTATATGAAGAAGGATGCTTTAGAAGCAGGTATTAAGGAAGAGCTTAAATTTTTTCAGCTGGCAAGATTATTGGCCGATCAAACTGGCAATCTGGTGAATAATCATGAGCTGGGAAATACTTTACAGATGGCCAGCTCTACGGTAGAAAATTATATTTATTTAATGCAAAAAACTTTTATTGTACAATTGCTTTCTCCTTTTTATGGCAATGTGCGGAAAGAATTAACCAGAATGCCGAAGATATATTTTAATGATAACGGTTTACGCAATGCATTGTTAAATAATTTTTCTAAGCTGAATGATAGGTCAGATAAAGGAGAACTATTAGAAAATTATGTGTATTGCAGACTGAGGCAGTTATACGATACTGATAACCTGCGCTTTTGGCGTACTGCCGATGGTAATGAAGTAGATTTTATCATAGAAAAACACTTAAAGCAAGGAATTGCTTACGAGGTGAAGTATAATGATATTCAGTTTAAGCCAACCAAGTATAAAAAATTTGTAGAGGCATATGCTGATTTCGATTTGCAATGCGTTTGTAAGGTAATTACAAAAGATCATTCGATTGAAGCCATTCGGTTATAG